A single Populus nigra chromosome 13, ddPopNigr1.1, whole genome shotgun sequence DNA region contains:
- the LOC133670379 gene encoding GDSL esterase/lipase At5g37690-like, translating into MAILGLALAAFILAAKATTLASAASLVTFIFGDSLTEVGNNKYLQYSLARSDYPWYGIDFPGGRATGRFTNGRTIGDIISAKLGIPSPPPFLSLSKNDDALLRGVNYASGGAGILNDTGLYFIQKLSFYDQIECFKKTKESIRAKIGEYAANKLCNEAMYFIGLGSNDYVNNYLQPFLADGQQYTPDEFVELLISTLDKQLSMLYQLGARKVVFHGLGPLGCIPSQRVKSKTGRCLKRVNEYVLEFNSRVKKLIATLNRRFPNAKLTFADAYGDVLDLIDNPTAYGLKISNTSCCNVDTTIGGLCLPNSKLCSNRKDYVFWDAFHPSDAANAILAEKLFSTLFSGPPSVAPTPSH; encoded by the exons ATGGCAATACTAGGACTGGCTTTGGCTGCTTTCATTCTTGCAGCAAAGGCAACAACATTGGCATCAGCTGCTTCACTTGTCACATTTATTTTTGGTGACTCATTGACCGAAGTTGGAAACAACAAGTATCTTCAATATTCTCTTGCAAGGTCTGATTATCCGTGGTATGGGATCGATTTTCCGGGTGGAAGGGCAACAGGAAGGTTCACAAATGGGAGGACTATTGGTGATATAATTT CTGCAAAACTTGGAATTCCCTCACCACCACCTTTCCTTTCTTTGTCAAAGAATGATGATGCATTGCTTAGGGGGGTTAATTATGCATCTGGTGGAGCAGGAATTCTTAATGACACAGGattatatttt ATTCAGAAATTATCCTTTTACGATCAGATAGAGTGCTTTAAGAAGACTAAGGAATCAATCAGGGCTAAAATAGGAGAATATGCTGCCAACAAACTTTGCAATGAGGCCATGTACTTCATTGGACTTG GCAGTAATGACTATGTCAACAATTATTTACAGCCCTTTTTAGCAGATGGTCAGCAGTACACACCTGATGAGTTTGTGGAACTCCTGATATCTACACTGGACAAACAGCTTTCT ATGCTATACCAACTGGGTGCCAGAAAGGTTGTCTTTCATGGGCTTGGCCCCCTTGGCTGCATTCCTTCTCAGAGGGTGAAATCAAAGACAGGTCGATGCTTAAAGAGAGTAAATGAGTATGTGTTAGAATTCAACTCCAGAGTTAAGAAGCTGATCGCCACTCTAAACCGACGATTCCCAAATGCAAAACTAACATTTGCAGATGCGTACGGAGATGTTTTGGACTTGATTGATAATCCCACTGCTTATG gcCTCAAGATCTCCAACACTTCATGCTGCAACGTGGATACCACCATAGGTGGTTTATGCTTGCCTAACTCAAAACTATGCAGCAACCGGAAGGACTACGTGTTCTGGGATGCATTCCATCCTTCTGATGCAGCAAATGCCATACTAGCAGAAAAGTTATTTTCCACCCTGTTCTCAGGCCCGCCATCTGTGGCACCAACACCTTCTCATTGA
- the LOC133671114 gene encoding THO complex subunit 4D-like isoform X1, giving the protein MAATVDMSLDDIIKKNRERGRGRGRASRGRGRGRGPVRSFNNGRMSGAVRRGPLSVNTWPSRYSIAKPSRRVRSLPWQHDLLEDSIRAAGITGVEVGTKLYVSNLDYGVTNEDIRELFAEVGDLKRYAVHYDKDGRSSGSAEVMYTRRSDAFAALKKYNNVLLDGKPMKIEIVGPNPVVPISARMNVTGANGKKKRTVVTTPGLGGGRGAGANNRGSGQSRRGGGDLRNGTRNGRGQAPGRGQAPGRGRGRGKKQPVEKSVDELDKELESYHAEAMQT; this is encoded by the exons ATGGCTGCAACTGTGGATATGTCTCTTGATGacattataaagaaaaacaggGAGAGAGGTAGAGGACGAGGTAGGGCCAGCCGTGGACGTGGCCGTGGACGTGGACCTGTTAGGTCCTTTAATAATGGAAGGATGTCAGGGGCTGTTCGTAGAGGCCCTCTCTCAGTGAATACTTGGCCATCAAGATACTCCATTGCTAAG CCTTCTCGCAGAGTCAGGAGTTTGCCATGGCAGCATGATTTGCTTGAGGATAGCATTAGAGCTGCAGGAATAACAGGAGTAGAAGTTGGAACCAAGTTGTATGTTTCAAACTTGGATTATGGGGTGACCAACGAAGACATAAGG GAGCTCTTCGCAGAGGTTGGAGATCTGAAACGATATGCTGTTCACTATGACAAAGATGGTCGCTCTAGT GGCTCAGCTGAAGTTATGTATACAAGAAGAAGCGATGCATTTGCTGCTCTTAAGAAGTATAACAATGTTCTGTTAGATGGAAAGCCCATGAAGATTGAGATTGTGGGTCCCAATCCAGTGGTGCCTATTTCAGCTCGAATGAATGTTACTGGAGCAAatggaaagaagaagagaactgTTGTTACGAC ACCTGGACTAGGTGGTGGAAGAGGTGCTGGTGCAAATAATCGTGGTTCTGG TCAGAGTCGTCGTGGAGGTGGGGATCTAAGGAATGGTACGAGGAATGGCCGTGGTCAAGCTCCTGGCCGTGGTCAAGCTCCTGGCCGAGGACGTGGCCGAGGGAAGAAGCAACCTGTTGAAAAGTCAGTAGATGAGCTGGACAAGGAATTGGAAAGTTACCATGCTGAAGCAATGCAAACATAG
- the LOC133671114 gene encoding THO complex subunit 4D-like isoform X2 translates to MPSRRVRSLPWQHDLLEDSIRAAGITGVEVGTKLYVSNLDYGVTNEDIRELFAEVGDLKRYAVHYDKDGRSSGSAEVMYTRRSDAFAALKKYNNVLLDGKPMKIEIVGPNPVVPISARMNVTGANGKKKRTVVTTPGLGGGRGAGANNRGSGQSRRGGGDLRNGTRNGRGQAPGRGQAPGRGRGRGKKQPVEKSVDELDKELESYHAEAMQT, encoded by the exons ATG CCTTCTCGCAGAGTCAGGAGTTTGCCATGGCAGCATGATTTGCTTGAGGATAGCATTAGAGCTGCAGGAATAACAGGAGTAGAAGTTGGAACCAAGTTGTATGTTTCAAACTTGGATTATGGGGTGACCAACGAAGACATAAGG GAGCTCTTCGCAGAGGTTGGAGATCTGAAACGATATGCTGTTCACTATGACAAAGATGGTCGCTCTAGT GGCTCAGCTGAAGTTATGTATACAAGAAGAAGCGATGCATTTGCTGCTCTTAAGAAGTATAACAATGTTCTGTTAGATGGAAAGCCCATGAAGATTGAGATTGTGGGTCCCAATCCAGTGGTGCCTATTTCAGCTCGAATGAATGTTACTGGAGCAAatggaaagaagaagagaactgTTGTTACGAC ACCTGGACTAGGTGGTGGAAGAGGTGCTGGTGCAAATAATCGTGGTTCTGG TCAGAGTCGTCGTGGAGGTGGGGATCTAAGGAATGGTACGAGGAATGGCCGTGGTCAAGCTCCTGGCCGTGGTCAAGCTCCTGGCCGAGGACGTGGCCGAGGGAAGAAGCAACCTGTTGAAAAGTCAGTAGATGAGCTGGACAAGGAATTGGAAAGTTACCATGCTGAAGCAATGCAAACATAG
- the LOC133670743 gene encoding uncharacterized protein LOC133670743 encodes MSLCCGVECVVILGFARWVWKRCTYISGNDSANWTLASPEEFEPIPRMCRLVLAVYEPDLHNPQFIPQHGFRINPDWVIKRVTYEQTQGRAPPYVIYTDHENKEIVLAVRGLNLYKESDYKTLLDNRLGMQMFDGGFVHHGLMKSAVWLLNEEGETLKRLWEESGKEYDMVFAGHSLGSGVVALLTVIAVNHRDKLGGISREKIRCYAMAPARCMSLNLAVKYADVIHSVILQDDFLPRTATPLEDIFKSIFCLPCLLLLVCLRDTFIPEGRKLRDSRRFYAPGRMYHIVERRFCRCGRFPPEVRTAIPVDGRFEHIVLSCNATSDHGIIWIERESEKALQKMKEIDSGTITTPPKVQKLERMQTVEQEHRDALERAVSLNIPHAVTTPDVEPLKDNRTEPSLSEGVQASQFKSTSTGRKTNWDEVVKNLFKKGESGHLVLNKEVSAPTHNISVGQPS; translated from the exons ATGTCTCTCTGTTGTGGAGTAGAATGTGTAGTTATATTAGGCTTTGCGCGCTGGGTTTGGAAACGTTGCACATACATTAGTGGTAATGACAGTGCAAACTGGACATTAGCATCACCAGAAGAGTTTGAACCAATCCCTCGTATGTGCCGTTTAGTCCTTGCTGTCTACGAACCAGACCTTCACAACCCTCAATTCATTCCTCAACATGGTTTCCGAATAAACCCTGATTGGGTTATCAAACGTGTAACTTATGAACAAACACAAGGGCGGGCCCCTCCTTACGTAATTTACACAGACCATGAAAATAAAGAGATTGTTTTGGCGGTTAGGGGATTGAATTTATACAAAGAAAGTGATTATAAAACGTTGTTAGATAATAGATTAGGAATGCAGATGTTTGATGGAGGTTTTGTGCATCATGGGTTGATGAAGTCTGCTGTTTGGTTATTGAATGAAGAAGGGGAGACATTGAAGAGGTTGTGGGAGGAGAGTGGGAAAGAGTATGATATGGTTTTCGCTGGGCATTCTTTAGGGTCAGGTGTAGTGGCTTTGTTAACTGTTATAGCGGTTAATCATAGAGATAAGTTAGGTGGGATTTCTAGAGAGAAGATTAGGTGTTATGCTATGGCTCCGGCAAGGTGCATGTCTCTTAATTTGGCTGTTAAGTATGCTGATGTTATTCACTCTGTTATCTTGCAG GATGATTTCTTACCAAGAACAGCTACTCCATTGGAAGACATCTTTAAGTCAATCTTCTG CTTGCCCTGCTTGTTGCTTTTGGTTTGTTTGAGAGATACCTTCATTCCAGAAGGTAGAAAGCTTAGAGATTCAAGAAGATTTTATGCCCCTGGACGAATGTATCATATTGTAGAGAGAAGATTTTGCAG ATGTGGGAGGTTTCCTCCAGAGGTCAGAACTGCCATTCCTGTAGATGGAAGGTTTGAACACATTGTCTTATCATGTAATGCCACATCTGATCATGGAATTATTTGGATAGAAAGGGAATCAGAGAAAGCCTTGCAG AAAATGAAGGAAATTGATTCTGGAACCATTACAACTCCTCCAAAAGTACAGAAATTGGAAAGGATGCAGACAGTTGAGCAAGAACACAGGGATGCATTGGAAAGAGCTGTCAGTTTAAATATTCCTCATGCTGTGACCACCCCAGATGTAGAACCCTTGAAGGATAACAGGACAGAGCCTTCCCTGTCCGAAGGTGTCCAAGCCTCACAATTCAAATCGACCTCCACTGGCAGAAAGACTAACTGGGATGAAGTGGTTAAAAATCTTTTCAAGAAGGGCGAGTCAGGACACCTTGTTTTAAACAAAGAAGTATCTGCTCCAACTCACAACATTTCTGTTGGCCAACCTTCATGA